One stretch of Chitinophaga pendula DNA includes these proteins:
- a CDS encoding non-ribosomal peptide synthetase, with protein sequence MNEDIKKGLSDEYWFRRLSTGTEKPDFPGSTGETGHYAEKTVFPEQVTSQVWKLCNEKEQLLYICLLSAFSQVFARYSQCSRFIVMTTLPGQTSDRCFYLSLSPDRNTGFRQSLLLLQQALKEVQEYLPVDESLLREKLKANDLEENLIQAAHVGFFSGKPEVIGYPADIGFYYYRDGQQLVGEFVCQQHGYETALIRQFFSHTARLLELAMVDLEKPLGQLQYLSDPELDLLHTLAGRNELTVPTKRIFEYIKDMAVRQPDAIAIVYNEERWSYAAFCDSVVEQTTFLTNCGCRVGTMIGVHLDRSPRMLIAVMAIWQAGGVYLPLHPDHPHEKLKGQIDGAGISLLITGKKYIKEAHCLQWECNSLEILYCIDTDDVYAEPEQQNESMDRSLWEYMGERSADPIAMGGWYNSFTGLPFSKEEMEEYAENARLRLMPYLHKTHTRVLEIGCASGLTMYKIAPLVKDYVAVDISATIIRYHQELLQQGIQDNITLQVMAAHEIDQLATAGTFDVIIINSVIQNFHGYNYLREVICKGIAHCSTKAVLFLGDIMDSDSRQEMITALKQFKAAHSGGIYRTKTDWKDELFVARSFFDDLQEQFPEILSVTHAAKHATLRNELTDYRYDTLLEIDKTRCRSGLYDRKKYQYDRSALRDNVTQANTPVLASQDLAYIIYTSGSTGEQKGVMVEHAGMMNHLCGKIADLSLTAVERISQNASQSFDISIWQMFTALFLGGTTFIYDTSLLMRPESWMQQLRNDAVTVLEVVPSYLSEMLEIIDRKGPALIPASLKYLLVTGEVVKPQLINRWLQYYPQIAVVNAYGPTEASDDITHFITQLPVQTERVPVGRPLPNCRIYLLDAAGQLCPPGVKGEICVTGICTGRGYLNDPVKTAAAFISDPVNISNPYRIYRTGDIGRWLPDGNLEFFGRRDTQVKIRGYRIELEEIAFHLLQHLAVREAEILALPDANGNYYLQAVVTPRQGQSLEIQDIRASLEERLPVYEVPEHYLVLDNMPLTDNGKIDRRKLMQLSANYRDTSYEAPVGQREQYLAEVWSLLLNKPVIGANDNFFDQGGHSLKATRLVAQVFKDTGITLDIRHVFQYPTIRQLAQIMDTTVAAVYTPIPRALPGELHPVSHAQQRMWILGQIAESSAAYNISGAFYMQGDLDIAALRYAVINIFQRHQILRTRFLMTTAGLRQEILPLEALGELLLEHDYTHVGDWKQNMENWLEQEAAKAIDLSVAPLLRIFLVKGEPAQYAFVYVMHHIISDGVSAKILLQEINLLYTAALQQQNVALTPEPLQYIDYVYWNEQAVQEEPFRRAARYWQERFSGEIPLLDLPVDHERPAVKTYAGHTITVSLMAEQVEQVLSLSRQQDCSRFTVLLAAIAALMYRYTGQEALVIGTPSAGREHPDMQQMVGLFFNSLPLLIEVDPTATFTRLVQQTRDVLLEAQRHQVYPFDELVDTLALQRDLSRTPLYDMMAMYEVMEEDRENELQLPGMQITLYRSDFNVSKFDLTWSFIQHTAGITLELNYNRDLFEADSIQRMIRCFMSILTNLLQQPAISIAGAALLPALDIQQQKKLSSPATTEDVLLHILFARQVTLDAEGIAVTDSTGDITYGQLNEMSHRWTSSLRDKVSRGDTVLLLMDRSADMIAAVIALFRLGAAYVPADVHWPSDRLAFIAADSGAVACLSQQSHAAAAYMTGMDVYFTPVVGQSFATDMPVNDPSVLAYLIYTSGTTGTPKGVEVPHSALANFCSSMLQQPGISSSDIVLSVTNYTFDISVLELFVPLCAGARVVIPSAAVLPGGEAFFNYLQTTQPTIIQSTPAMWQLIVKNCSLLLSNVKALIGGELVSCNLGGQLLAYCREVWNMYGPTETTIWSAIQKIRRSEESSFVGRPIHRTTVYILDDAGNIVPDGVFGEVVIGGTGVAIGYRNKAALNTEKFMADPYLPGERLFKTGDRGRWHANGMLEIKGRKDDMIKLQGYRIEPGEIRNTLLKYPDITDAVVIPCTSQGDTFLAAYIVEQVSTDLAALRQFLGRWLPGYMIPAVFVRLESIPLNSNGKVDRKRLPDPLTDIVRTANYQVPVTAAEKTLAAIWEDILGREAIGVHDNFFEMGGHSIKAVRMLMEMGRTLSIEPSLRDLFLHPTISSLLEHFSPQQKGTSYIPIATVAVQEYYPVSAAQKRLWTLGQITEMSQAYHMPATLIISHDTLNHAALRQSIQYVQQRHESLRTVFKEQEGTIYQQILPAENCVPELSIDNIPAATWETIVKQRIEAAVLQPFDLVHGPLWRINAVTIEELDTWVLHLNVHHIVCDGWSLEVLQQELLGAYRNYCNNSADTTDTLALQYKDYVSWQQQQLAEADVHRHYWLHQLGGELPVLELSTDHRRPVMQTFNGGELFYAFPKEQLHRLQALSRQQSVSLFMLLTAALKALLHYYTGQQDILLGMPVNGRTHPDLNQQVGLYINTLVLRTRFSHQDSFTALLSKVRETMLEAQEHGMYPFDQLIEELNPARILNRATLFDIMVDFYDDGAVLQRRIPDVRRMDTDFLISKFDMTLTFALENGQLGVYTEYNSDLFLEQTVAAMQGHYSVLLDTILEHPDTPLMTLECLTQQERYALQSMGSHPVEFPSADTILDRWQVQASKWPGHTAVVCGKEYLTYQQLEALQTRVSACLLHQGARKGNKIGLLMDRSERVVAAMLGIMQMGGVYVPIDASYPKERIRQYLLDADITMLITDGVVDADCKQLTWEELMTGTFPIDPILLQNNAPAGTDLAYILYTSGSSGRSKGVMIDHSALLNAADGWLHSYELYAFPVRLLSTASISFDVFCGDVCRSLLSGGTLVIATTAERMAIPTLAALYYEQQIAIFETTPSLMLPMLEHLYSEGKDISFAKYLILGSDKCMTADYMLLQHRYGHHARILNSYGITEATIDSTFYDARLHGDYSSITQVPIGKPLPNVECFVMNRYGRLLPSGMEGELFIGGPGVAAGYYNDTALSARRFYQHPSGIYGRLLSTGDRVKWLQGGMLAYMGREDGQVKLRGYRISLEEVEAVMRQLPAVDDAWADVKVDSRKEQLLVVYYKAAEPIEDTILRTHAATFLPDYMIPALFALVTTVSLSSNGKVDRRLLPAIEELIGETAGDVTPASPEEERLREIWKEVLGKEQIGVQENFFTLGGQSLKAVQLVFAVAEKLRRTIQMKDVFMQPTIRAMSHVLAQPGRRIYEAITPVTSREWYPLSNAQMKFWLEDKMERRKEAYHIPAAFLLEGRLNVTALQQAYHQLIERHASLRTVISIEVDMPVQVILPADGKLYQMELAEMPEDAHALQIDNEIITHAATTFDLAQGPLIRTKLLRLSAEKHLFLFNMHHIISDEWSTSIIIRELLSLYAGMVTGVPALLPVLAIQYGDYVIWQEQIMNNPESNQKETYWKSVFDNTVTSVRLPGDYLYESVVPYEGSALHTLPPILSKRMEDYCRQQHITLYHLLFSAYAILLGRLTGLQDFLLGTIALGRQHPDTKNMIGAFVNTVPVRSRPAEEKTLKNFLITTREELLQALENQDYPLEALMSSNKAGGNKNYQLHIVFEMNSMDAPLDFYGLRVTACDVAIPKPAQFDLALSCLEQENGILCNWTYDKTLFFESTIQQLQLLYQELIQLIINRPDLLIRDIRLAELLPGGEAIPQDDDRAQREQITSSLSNIDFEF encoded by the coding sequence AAGAACAGCTTTTATATATCTGTCTGCTATCGGCTTTTTCGCAGGTCTTTGCCCGCTATAGCCAATGTAGCAGATTTATCGTTATGACGACCCTTCCTGGCCAAACCAGTGACCGGTGTTTCTATTTATCATTATCCCCGGACAGGAATACGGGGTTTAGACAATCGTTGCTGCTGCTACAGCAGGCATTAAAAGAAGTACAGGAATATCTGCCGGTAGACGAATCATTGCTGAGAGAAAAACTAAAAGCGAACGATCTGGAAGAAAATCTGATACAAGCAGCACATGTGGGCTTTTTCAGTGGAAAACCGGAAGTTATCGGTTACCCGGCCGATATTGGATTTTACTATTATCGCGATGGACAGCAACTAGTCGGTGAATTTGTATGTCAACAGCATGGCTACGAAACAGCTCTCATCCGGCAATTCTTCAGTCATACGGCCCGCTTGCTGGAACTGGCGATGGTCGATTTGGAAAAGCCATTGGGACAATTACAGTACCTGAGTGATCCGGAACTGGACTTGTTACATACACTGGCAGGCCGTAATGAACTGACCGTTCCCACAAAGCGGATATTCGAGTATATAAAAGATATGGCTGTACGGCAGCCGGATGCTATTGCGATAGTATACAATGAAGAGCGTTGGAGTTATGCTGCTTTTTGTGATTCGGTAGTAGAACAGACGACTTTCCTGACAAATTGTGGATGTCGGGTAGGAACGATGATAGGCGTACATCTCGATAGAAGTCCCCGTATGCTGATCGCTGTTATGGCTATCTGGCAGGCCGGCGGTGTGTATCTTCCCTTACACCCCGATCATCCGCATGAAAAACTTAAAGGACAGATTGATGGTGCCGGTATCTCTCTGCTGATCACGGGAAAAAAATATATAAAAGAGGCACATTGTCTGCAATGGGAATGCAATTCGCTTGAAATACTGTATTGTATTGATACAGATGATGTGTATGCTGAGCCTGAACAACAAAATGAATCGATGGACCGGAGCCTCTGGGAATATATGGGAGAGCGGTCTGCCGATCCTATCGCTATGGGAGGTTGGTATAACAGTTTTACCGGCTTGCCTTTCAGCAAGGAAGAAATGGAGGAGTATGCAGAGAATGCCCGCCTGCGGTTAATGCCTTACCTCCATAAAACACATACACGTGTATTGGAGATCGGGTGTGCATCCGGGCTGACGATGTATAAAATAGCCCCATTGGTCAAGGACTATGTGGCTGTAGATATTTCAGCGACTATTATCCGCTATCACCAGGAGCTGTTGCAACAGGGCATACAGGATAATATCACCTTACAGGTAATGGCAGCCCACGAAATCGATCAGCTGGCAACTGCCGGTACATTCGATGTGATCATTATCAATTCCGTGATCCAGAATTTTCACGGCTATAATTATCTCAGGGAGGTGATCTGTAAAGGGATAGCACATTGTAGTACGAAAGCAGTATTGTTCCTTGGGGATATCATGGATAGCGATAGCCGGCAGGAAATGATTACTGCACTTAAACAATTCAAAGCAGCTCATAGCGGCGGAATTTATCGTACCAAAACGGACTGGAAAGATGAGCTGTTTGTAGCCAGAAGCTTTTTTGATGATCTGCAGGAACAATTCCCGGAGATCCTTTCCGTGACACATGCGGCTAAGCATGCTACATTACGTAATGAGTTAACAGATTATCGATATGATACCCTGTTGGAAATTGACAAGACACGCTGTCGTTCCGGTCTATACGATCGCAAAAAGTACCAGTATGACCGTTCTGCGTTACGTGATAATGTAACGCAGGCCAACACGCCAGTCCTTGCTTCGCAAGACCTGGCTTATATCATTTATACTTCAGGATCTACCGGAGAGCAGAAAGGCGTGATGGTAGAACATGCAGGGATGATGAACCACCTGTGCGGTAAAATTGCGGACCTCTCTCTTACAGCAGTAGAGCGCATCAGCCAGAATGCGTCACAGAGTTTTGATATATCGATCTGGCAGATGTTTACTGCACTCTTCCTCGGAGGCACCACCTTTATTTATGATACATCCTTACTGATGCGGCCGGAGAGCTGGATGCAACAACTCCGTAACGATGCTGTCACCGTACTGGAAGTAGTCCCCTCTTACCTGTCGGAAATGCTGGAAATTATCGACAGAAAAGGACCCGCTTTGATACCTGCCAGCCTGAAATACCTGCTTGTAACAGGAGAAGTAGTGAAGCCGCAGCTGATCAATCGTTGGCTGCAATACTATCCACAAATAGCTGTTGTCAACGCGTATGGTCCTACCGAAGCATCCGATGATATCACACATTTTATTACACAGCTGCCTGTACAGACCGAAAGGGTACCGGTAGGTAGACCACTACCCAACTGTAGGATCTACCTACTCGACGCTGCAGGACAGCTATGTCCGCCAGGTGTGAAAGGTGAGATATGTGTCACTGGGATCTGTACCGGCAGAGGATATTTAAATGATCCTGTAAAAACAGCCGCGGCGTTTATCAGTGATCCTGTGAATATCAGTAATCCTTACCGGATATACAGAACAGGAGATATCGGTCGCTGGCTGCCGGATGGCAATCTGGAGTTTTTCGGACGCCGGGATACACAGGTGAAAATAAGAGGCTACCGCATCGAACTGGAGGAGATAGCTTTTCACCTGCTACAGCACCTGGCAGTGAGAGAGGCCGAAATACTCGCCCTGCCAGACGCCAATGGCAACTATTACCTGCAGGCAGTAGTGACCCCCCGACAGGGACAATCACTGGAAATACAGGATATACGTGCCTCGCTGGAAGAGCGTCTTCCTGTATATGAGGTGCCGGAACATTATCTGGTATTGGATAATATGCCATTAACGGACAATGGCAAGATAGATCGCCGGAAACTGATGCAACTGTCTGCCAATTACCGGGATACCAGTTATGAAGCCCCTGTCGGACAACGGGAACAATACCTGGCGGAAGTGTGGTCGTTACTGCTGAATAAACCTGTTATAGGAGCAAACGATAACTTCTTTGATCAGGGGGGACATTCTTTGAAAGCTACCCGCCTGGTAGCGCAAGTGTTTAAGGATACAGGTATCACCCTGGATATCCGCCATGTATTCCAATATCCTACTATACGTCAGCTGGCACAGATCATGGATACTACCGTTGCCGCAGTGTATACACCCATTCCAAGAGCGCTGCCCGGGGAGTTACATCCCGTATCCCACGCACAGCAGCGTATGTGGATACTTGGGCAGATAGCCGAAAGCAGTGCTGCCTATAACATTTCCGGCGCCTTTTACATGCAGGGAGACCTGGATATCGCAGCCTTACGATACGCCGTAATCAACATCTTTCAGAGACATCAGATACTAAGGACCCGCTTCCTGATGACAACAGCAGGACTGCGGCAGGAAATACTGCCGCTGGAAGCGCTTGGTGAACTATTGCTTGAGCATGATTATACGCATGTGGGCGACTGGAAACAAAACATGGAAAACTGGCTGGAACAGGAAGCTGCAAAGGCTATAGATCTTTCTGTCGCTCCGTTGCTACGTATTTTCCTGGTGAAGGGCGAACCTGCTCAATATGCTTTCGTCTATGTCATGCATCATATTATATCCGATGGTGTCTCTGCCAAAATCCTGTTACAGGAGATCAATCTTTTGTATACCGCCGCATTACAGCAACAAAATGTAGCACTAACACCTGAACCGCTTCAATACATTGATTATGTATACTGGAACGAACAGGCCGTACAGGAAGAACCATTCCGGCGTGCAGCCCGTTACTGGCAGGAACGGTTCAGTGGCGAGATCCCCTTGCTCGACCTGCCGGTAGATCATGAACGTCCAGCTGTCAAAACTTACGCCGGGCATACAATAACTGTTTCGCTGATGGCGGAGCAGGTAGAACAGGTGCTATCGCTTAGCCGTCAACAGGATTGTAGCCGCTTTACTGTATTGCTGGCTGCAATAGCAGCCCTGATGTATCGCTACACCGGTCAGGAGGCATTGGTCATCGGCACTCCATCCGCAGGAAGAGAGCATCCGGATATGCAGCAGATGGTAGGTCTCTTTTTTAATTCATTACCCCTATTAATAGAGGTCGATCCTACCGCCACTTTCACCAGACTGGTACAACAAACCCGTGATGTATTACTCGAAGCACAACGCCACCAGGTATATCCCTTCGATGAACTGGTAGATACACTTGCACTCCAGCGGGATCTCTCCCGTACACCGCTGTATGATATGATGGCGATGTATGAAGTAATGGAGGAAGACCGGGAAAATGAATTGCAATTGCCCGGGATGCAGATAACTTTATACCGTTCCGACTTTAACGTTAGTAAATTTGATCTTACCTGGAGCTTTATACAGCATACTGCTGGTATTACGCTGGAACTGAACTATAATCGGGATCTCTTTGAAGCAGATAGTATACAGCGGATGATACGCTGTTTTATGTCTATACTCACAAACCTGTTACAGCAGCCAGCCATCAGTATTGCTGGTGCTGCCTTACTCCCGGCTCTGGATATTCAACAGCAAAAAAAACTGTCATCACCTGCGACTACGGAGGATGTATTATTACATATACTGTTTGCCAGGCAGGTAACGTTAGATGCCGAAGGTATAGCTGTTACTGATAGTACAGGAGATATTACCTATGGTCAGTTGAATGAAATGAGTCATCGATGGACTTCTTCGCTACGCGACAAGGTATCCCGGGGCGACACAGTACTATTGCTGATGGACCGTTCTGCAGACATGATAGCAGCGGTGATCGCTCTCTTCCGCTTAGGAGCAGCCTATGTACCCGCAGATGTGCACTGGCCTTCCGACAGACTTGCATTCATCGCAGCAGATAGTGGCGCCGTAGCTTGTCTTTCACAACAAAGCCATGCTGCTGCTGCGTACATGACCGGCATGGATGTATATTTTACGCCAGTAGTTGGGCAATCCTTTGCTACCGATATGCCGGTAAATGACCCGTCAGTATTGGCCTACCTGATTTATACTTCTGGTACAACAGGTACGCCCAAGGGGGTGGAGGTACCACATAGCGCGTTGGCTAATTTTTGTAGCAGCATGCTGCAGCAACCGGGAATATCATCATCCGATATCGTGCTGTCGGTAACCAACTATACATTTGATATATCTGTGCTGGAACTGTTTGTGCCGCTATGTGCCGGTGCCAGGGTCGTCATCCCATCCGCGGCAGTATTGCCCGGTGGGGAGGCCTTCTTTAATTACCTGCAGACCACACAGCCTACTATCATACAGAGCACTCCGGCAATGTGGCAGCTGATAGTGAAAAACTGCTCGCTCCTGCTCAGCAATGTAAAAGCACTGATAGGGGGAGAATTGGTATCCTGTAACCTTGGTGGGCAGTTATTGGCGTATTGCCGGGAAGTATGGAATATGTATGGACCCACAGAAACCACTATCTGGTCTGCCATACAAAAGATCCGCCGGAGTGAGGAAAGCAGTTTTGTTGGTAGGCCTATACATCGGACCACGGTCTATATACTGGATGATGCGGGAAATATAGTACCTGATGGTGTATTTGGTGAAGTCGTGATCGGTGGTACTGGTGTCGCTATCGGCTACCGGAACAAGGCAGCGCTGAACACTGAAAAATTTATGGCAGATCCGTATCTGCCGGGTGAGCGGCTGTTCAAAACCGGTGATAGGGGCCGCTGGCATGCCAACGGCATGTTGGAGATAAAAGGCCGTAAGGATGATATGATAAAATTGCAAGGGTATCGTATCGAACCCGGAGAGATCAGGAACACCTTGTTGAAGTATCCGGATATCACCGATGCCGTAGTAATACCATGCACCTCACAAGGGGATACTTTCCTCGCCGCTTATATAGTAGAACAAGTCTCCACGGACCTTGCCGCATTACGTCAGTTTCTCGGCAGATGGTTACCCGGATATATGATACCGGCTGTCTTTGTTCGCCTGGAGAGCATACCGCTTAATAGTAATGGTAAAGTGGATAGGAAACGCCTACCTGATCCGTTGACTGATATTGTAAGGACAGCCAACTATCAGGTGCCTGTTACTGCTGCTGAAAAAACATTGGCCGCCATATGGGAAGATATACTGGGGCGTGAAGCCATAGGCGTCCATGATAACTTCTTTGAAATGGGCGGCCATTCCATTAAAGCTGTTCGCATGCTGATGGAAATGGGACGTACGTTATCCATAGAGCCCTCCTTGCGTGATCTGTTTCTTCATCCTACTATCAGCAGTTTGCTGGAACATTTTTCGCCGCAGCAAAAAGGAACATCCTATATACCAATAGCAACCGTCGCAGTACAGGAGTATTACCCGGTATCAGCTGCGCAAAAGAGATTGTGGACGTTAGGGCAGATCACGGAAATGTCTCAGGCATATCATATGCCCGCAACTTTGATAATCAGTCATGATACACTGAATCATGCCGCCTTAAGGCAAAGTATACAGTATGTACAGCAACGACATGAGAGTTTACGGACCGTATTTAAAGAACAGGAAGGAACAATATATCAACAAATTCTTCCTGCGGAAAATTGCGTGCCGGAGCTTAGTATCGACAACATACCCGCAGCTACATGGGAGACAATAGTAAAACAGCGTATCGAAGCTGCCGTATTGCAACCATTTGATCTGGTACATGGTCCATTGTGGCGGATCAACGCTGTCACTATAGAAGAACTGGACACTTGGGTGTTACACCTGAATGTACACCATATCGTTTGTGATGGCTGGTCACTGGAAGTACTTCAGCAGGAATTATTGGGTGCCTACCGGAATTATTGCAATAACTCCGCTGATACAACCGATACACTGGCACTTCAGTACAAGGACTACGTTAGCTGGCAGCAACAACAACTGGCGGAGGCAGATGTACATCGCCATTACTGGTTGCATCAATTGGGAGGTGAGCTGCCGGTACTGGAGTTATCAACAGATCACAGGCGTCCTGTTATGCAGACGTTTAACGGGGGTGAGCTGTTTTATGCATTTCCGAAGGAACAGCTGCATCGTTTGCAGGCTCTCAGCCGCCAACAGAGTGTCAGTTTATTTATGTTGCTGACCGCAGCACTGAAAGCTTTACTGCATTATTACACCGGTCAACAGGATATCCTGTTAGGAATGCCGGTGAACGGCCGGACACATCCTGATCTTAACCAGCAGGTAGGATTATACATCAATACCTTAGTACTACGTACCCGCTTTTCTCACCAGGATAGTTTTACCGCGTTGTTATCTAAAGTAAGAGAAACGATGCTGGAAGCACAGGAACATGGTATGTATCCTTTTGATCAACTGATAGAAGAGTTAAACCCTGCCCGTATACTGAACCGTGCCACTTTGTTCGATATCATGGTGGATTTTTATGATGATGGTGCTGTACTGCAACGGCGTATACCTGACGTACGTAGGATGGATACGGATTTTCTCATCAGCAAGTTTGATATGACGCTGACATTTGCTTTGGAAAATGGGCAATTAGGTGTCTATACGGAGTATAACAGCGACTTGTTCCTGGAGCAAACCGTAGCGGCAATGCAAGGTCATTATTCGGTATTATTGGATACCATCCTGGAGCATCCTGATACACCTTTAATGACGTTGGAATGCCTAACACAGCAGGAAAGATATGCGTTGCAGTCTATGGGGAGCCATCCGGTGGAATTCCCTTCTGCAGATACCATTCTGGATCGCTGGCAGGTACAGGCAAGCAAGTGGCCCGGACATACCGCCGTTGTTTGTGGAAAGGAATATCTTACCTATCAGCAGCTGGAAGCATTGCAGACCCGGGTGAGTGCTTGCCTCTTACATCAGGGAGCCAGGAAAGGAAATAAGATCGGGCTGCTAATGGACAGGAGCGAACGTGTGGTTGCCGCTATGCTGGGGATCATGCAAATGGGTGGTGTATATGTGCCAATCGATGCCAGCTATCCCAAGGAGCGCATCCGCCAATACTTATTGGATGCAGATATCACGATGCTGATCACTGATGGCGTAGTAGATGCGGACTGTAAGCAGCTTACATGGGAGGAGTTGATGACCGGCACCTTCCCGATAGATCCCATATTGTTACAAAATAATGCTCCTGCCGGTACAGATCTCGCTTATATACTTTATACTTCCGGTTCCAGTGGCCGTTCTAAAGGGGTGATGATTGACCATTCCGCATTACTGAATGCAGCGGACGGATGGTTACACAGCTATGAGCTGTATGCGTTTCCGGTCCGTTTATTATCAACAGCCAGTATCAGTTTTGATGTGTTTTGCGGGGATGTATGCCGCAGCCTTTTAAGCGGGGGCACCTTGGTGATTGCAACCACTGCGGAGCGTATGGCTATACCGACACTGGCTGCACTTTATTATGAACAGCAGATTGCTATATTTGAAACGACTCCTTCATTGATGTTGCCAATGCTGGAGCACCTGTATTCAGAAGGTAAGGATATTAGTTTTGCGAAATATTTGATCCTTGGATCAGACAAGTGCATGACTGCAGATTATATGTTGTTGCAGCATCGATACGGACATCACGCGAGAATACTGAATAGCTACGGAATAACGGAAGCTACTATCGACTCCACTTTTTATGATGCCCGTTTACATGGTGATTACAGCTCTATTACGCAGGTCCCTATCGGGAAGCCATTACCTAACGTGGAATGTTTCGTGATGAACAGGTATGGCCGGTTATTGCCATCCGGTATGGAAGGAGAGCTGTTTATCGGTGGTCCGGGTGTGGCTGCAGGATACTATAATGACACCGCACTCAGTGCACGCCGCTTTTATCAGCATCCCTCCGGTATATATGGGAGGTTGCTGTCAACAGGAGACAGGGTGAAGTGGTTACAGGGTGGTATGCTGGCATATATGGGAAGGGAAGACGGACAGGTAAAGCTAAGGGGGTACCGCATTAGCCTGGAAGAGGTCGAGGCGGTAATGAGACAACTCCCTGCGGTGGATGATGCCTGGGCCGATGTGAAAGTGGATAGCCGGAAAGAACAGCTATTGGTAGTGTATTATAAAGCAGCAGAGCCGATAGAAGATACCATTCTACGGACACATGCCGCCACCTTTTTACCGGACTATATGATCCCCGCATTATTCGCACTCGTTACAACGGTCAGCCTCAGTAGCAATGGTAAGGTAGATCGCCGTCTGCTGCCGGCCATAGAAGAGTTGATAGGTGAAACAGCGGGTGATGTCACACCGGCTTCTCCTGAGGAAGAACGCCTGCGGGAAATATGGAAGGAAGTACTGGGCAAAGAGCAGATAGGTGTCCAGGAAAATTTCTTTACACTGGGTGGGCAGTCACTGAAGGCCGTTCAACTGGTATTTGCCGTGGCGGAAAAATTACGCCGGACCATACAGATGAAGGATGTGTTCATGCAACCTACTATCCGCGCGATGTCTCATGTGTTGGCACAGCCGGGAAGACGTATATACGAAGCGATTACTCCGGTTACTTCCCGGGAATGGTATCCATTGTCAAATGCGCAGATGAAGTTCTGGCTGGAAGATAAAATGGAACGTCGTAAAGAAGCTTATCATATACCAGCGGCTTTCCTGCTGGAAGGAAGGTTGAACGTAACAGCCTTACAGCAGGCTTATCATCAATTGATAGAGAGACATGCTTCATTGCGTACTGTTATCAGCATCGAGGTAGATATGCCGGTGCAGGTGATCCTGCCGGCTGATGGCAAATTATACCAGATGGAGCTGGCTGAAATGCCGGAAGATGCACATGCATTGCAAATCGATAACGAGATCATAACACATGCTGCAACTACATTTGACCTCGCACAAGGGCCGTTGATAAGAACGAAATTACTTCGGCTGTCAGCGGAAAAACATCTCTTTCTGTTCAATATGCATCATATCATTTCAGATGAATGGTCTACCAGTATCATTATACGCGAGCTACTATCCCTATATGCAGGAATGGTAACCGGAGTGCCGGCATTACTTCCTGTATTGGCAATACAGTATGGGGATTACGTAATATGGCAGGAGCAGATAATGAATAATCCTGAAAGCAACCAGAAAGAAACATATTGGAAAAGTGTTTTTGATAATACGGTTACGTCGGTGAGATTACCTGGAGACTACCTATACGAGAGCGTAGTGCCATATGAGGGAAGTGCACTGCATACCCTTCCTCCCATACTCTCCAAACGTATGGAAGACTACTGCCGGCAACAACATATCACACTGTACCATCTGCTTTTTAGTGCTTATGCCATTTTATTGGGCAGGCTGACAGGGCTGCAGGATTTCCTGCTGGGGACGATCGCGTTGGGACGTCAGCACCCTGATACGAAAAATATGATAGGTGCTTTTGTAAATACGGTGCCTGTGAGAAGCCGTCCGGCAGAGGAAAAGACATTAAAGAACTTCCTGATTACTACACGGGAAGAACTCCTTCAGGCATTGGAAAATCAGGACTATCCGCTGGAAGCATTGATGAGCAGCAATAAAGCTGGTGGAAATAAGAACTACCAGCTGCATATTGTTTTCGAGATGAACAGTATGGATGCGCCCCTAGACTTTTATGGACTTCGGGTGACGGCCTGCGACGTAGCGATTCCTAAACCGGCCCAGTTTGATCTCGCATTGTCGTGCCTGGAGCAGGAAAATGGTATACTCTGTAACTGGACGTATGATAAGACTTTATTCTTTGAAAGTACGATACAACAATTACAACTGCTTTACCAGGAGCTGATCCAGCTGATCATTAACCGTCCTGATTTGCTCATCCGCGATATCCGGCTGGCAGAACTGTTACCCGGCGGAGAAGCTATCCCGCAGGACGACGACCGTGCCCAACGAGAACAAATCACTTCCAGTCTCAGTAACATAGACTTCGAATTCTGA